The Sulfolobus sp. A20 genomic interval CAATAATTCCAAAATCTTCTTCTTTAACACTTCTCTAGACATAATACTATGATTGTATATTCAAATAAAAATTTAAGGGACCTTGAAGGAAAAATTTAAAAATAAAAATATATTAAATAAAGATTGGTGAAAGTTTAATGAGTATTGAAATTAGCGAAAAAAGTTTTTTATTGAGAAGATTCTTGATGGTAGCTTATGCTCTGTCAGAAGCTGATATAGAAGTTTTCATGAAGATAATAAGAAGCACCGACGGAAAGAATGTCGACGATATAGCAGGAGAATTAGGAATAAGTAAAAGCAGGGCAAGTTTAATATTGAAAAAACTCTCTGATGTTGGATTAATAGAAAAAGAGAAAAGTAATGTTAGCAGAGGCGGAAGACCTAAGTATATGTATCGTGTAAACAAAGACGAAATAAGGAATAAGCTGAGTAAAAAAGCTGAAGAGGTTTGCAAAGATTTACAGTCCATTATATCTTCTTTGTAAATATTCTTTTAAATAAGGAGTAGATTGAATTTTTTCTTTTGTTAAGAATTCTATATACAGACCTCTTGGTTTTTCTCTCCTTCTATTGACTCTTATAATTGTTGTAGGAGTTGCAATTATATCTACTGGTACGTCAAAAGGCTCTATCGGTATTTCCTTCACTATTTGAATATCGTGTACAGTAGTAGCAATTGGTGTGTTTTCACCTACTTTTCCAAGCTCTC includes:
- a CDS encoding helix-turn-helix domain-containing protein; the protein is MSIEISEKSFLLRRFLMVAYALSEADIEVFMKIIRSTDGKNVDDIAGELGISKSRASLILKKLSDVGLIEKEKSNVSRGGRPKYMYRVNKDEIRNKLSKKAEEVCKDLQSIISSL